A region of Phalacrocorax carbo chromosome 9, bPhaCar2.1, whole genome shotgun sequence DNA encodes the following proteins:
- the CCDC198 gene encoding factor associated with metabolism and energy: MGLSSSKAHPKVTKVAPMHTGEDLPALAAPFQLPGVPGEPSLRPPATAGWGNPMFHQQLPPLRETWYGRASAGPLSFNTVPEKGETSIIKQHPPRRPQRLEPAVPPQAIAPAKPWSQQEVAASPETKALERRGQSLRHLPGRRQHLHKLQMLDLTRRRREAELKRNLHREANINKQKIKELSPKKVLDTLQRGGSDESRDLVPAEHNQGFHGDDHGNTWGRGLSRHHDGSELSPSKSRKVDLWFCRESRTRDLFWDTSSTGSDEWEREERKICHKPRLVRTRTERVSLFDDFFDKDL; encoded by the exons ATGGGCCTGAGCTCTTCCAAGGCACACCCCAAGGTGACCAAGGTGGCACCGATGCACACCGGGGAGGACCTGCCCGCTCTCGCTGCCCCGTTCCAGCTCCCCGGCGTGCCAGGAGAGCCCAGCCTGCGCCCGCCAGCCACGGCAGGGTGGGGAAACCCCATGTTTCACCAGCAACTTCCACCTCTCCGGGAGACCTGGTATGGGAGAGCCTCTGCAG GGCCCCTTTCTTTCAACACCGTGCCGGAAAAGGGAGAAACCAGCATCATTAAACAGCACCCGCCTCGAAGACCTCAA AGGCTTGAACCTGCTGTCCCTCCACAAGCAATTGCTCCTGCAAAGCCCTGGAGTCAGCAAGAAGTGGCTGCGAGCCCAGAAACGAAG GCTCTGGAGAGGAGGGGGCAAAGCCTGAGACACCTCCCTGGCAGGCGGCAGCACTTGCACAAGCTGCAGATGCTGGACTTGACCCGCAGGCGCCGAGAG GCAGAGCTGAAGCGAAATCTCCACAGGGAGGCGAATATcaataaacaaaaaatcaagGAATTGAGCCCAAAGAAAGTCCTTGACACTCTCCAGCGTGGCGGCAGTGATGAAAGCCGAGACCTCGTCCCTGCTGAGCACAATCAGGGTTTTCATGGAGACGACCATG GAAACACATGGGGTAGAGGACTCTCCAGGCACCACGATGGGTCTGAACTTTCTCCAAGCAAGAGCAGGAAGGTTGACCTGTGGTTCTGCAGGGAGTCACGGACGAGGGATCTGTTCTGGGACACATCCAGCACGGGCTCTGACgagtgggaaagggaagagaggaagattTGCCACAAGCCTAGGCTTGTGAGAACCAGGACAGAGAGAGTTTCTCTCTTTGATGACTTCTTTGATAAGGATCTCTAG